CTTGTTTGGTAGCTATATCATATCTAATCAGGCCGCTGTGAGAACATATCCATAAATTGCCCTTCTTATCTTGAATGATTTTCCAAATAACATCAATTGCATCCAATTTTGACAGTTCAGGCAAAGGGTGATAATCATATTCTGGCGTGTCATTGCGATTTTTGATGCTAAAAAGCTCTCCATACCAAGTACCTACCCAAAGTGTTCCACTTTTGTCTTCAAATAAGGATGAGGCAAATCCCAAAACTTGACCATTTGAAGTAGAAAATGAATATTTGTCAATCTTCCCATTTTTCTTATTGTATCGAAGCAAGTCTTTTTTTGAAGTTCCCAACCATACATGCACTCCGTCTTTGTCTTCTAAAAAAGAAATAATTGAAAGTTCATTTTCAGTGGTATATTCATTTAAAAAAATTTTGAACTTCAGCTGATGTCCATAATACTGGTATATACCCTTGGTGCTTGCGAACCACAATAGTCCACTTTTGTCTTGAAAAATTTTATTGATATTTAGATTTGTGGTGCCAACTGTCTGAATCATATTGAAGGGAAGATAATCGAATTCAACTTCTTCGTTTATCATCTGTATGGATTTTCCTTCAAATGGTTCGAGTGACATTTTGTTTATTCCATAAATATCCCCTACCCAAAGAGTATTTGAGGCATCTAATAACAAGGACAAAATTACATCTGAACCTTTGCCATTTGAATTGTGGTGTTCAATTTTTATAAATTTAAAATCTTCTGGACTACAATGTGCATACTCTTCACAATCAGATGGAGGAATAAGTATATGAAGACCTCCGTCAAAAACTCCAACCCATATTCTACCTTCCTTGTCTTCCAATAATGAACCAATATTGTTACTTTTCAATTGCACTCCCTTTCCCTTATTGATGTTCAAAAACGAACCCTCTCCCCTTCCTTCAATTGTGTTTGGGGGGATATACAACGCTATACCGCCTGCCTCAGTTCCAACCCACAATCGCTCATGTGAGTCCTCTAAAATGCTAATGACAGATTGTTGTGGGAGAGAAATATCGCTATTAGGATCAGGTAAATAACTTTCAAACTGTTCTGTTTTGGTATCAAATTTGTTCAATCCATTTTGAGTACCAATCCACAACATACCTTTGCTATCTTCATAAATACAACGTATATGATTGTTACTTATCGTAGTCGGAATATTTGGATTATGCTTGAAAATATCAAAAATACCATCATTACGATATCTACACAATCCTCCTTTCACAGTACCAACCCACAGAGTACCTTTGCTATCTTCGAATAAACAATTGACATAGCTGTCACTAATACTTTGGGGATTGTTTGATTCCTGTTTGAATATTCTAAAATTTTTACCATCAAACCTATTTAAACCATTAGAAGTACCTACCCAAATAAACCCTTCTCTATCTTGAATAATATCTTTCGTCATATTGGAGGAAAGTCCTTTTTCAGTAGAAATACAGTCAAAATATAAATTTGGATAAATTGGATAGTTTGAATATTGTGCCCATACTTTAACAGAGCTCCAATAGACAATAGCCATAAATATCCCAATATATAATATTTTTTTGATTGGGAAGACCATGTAGATGAATGTTATTAGGGTGTTTTTTTTAAAAAACTCAATTATAAGGTTATCAATATCACACAAAAAAAATGCCATGATTACATTTCCATCCAATATTCTCTATCCTCCCAATTCCAAAATTCTTGACCTTCACACTTTGGAAAGACACACCGATTATTGTTTTCTTCTACCGAAAAATCGTATTCATAATTCTTGCAGGTAGTACATCGCACAATAATCTGAGCTTCGTTTTCTTGAAAACCTTTTTGAGTCAATGGATCGTGCATCCCTATAAATGGGTAGTGACGCTCAAGATGAATATGAATGTGGTACTTATGATTGTCAATAAATAGAAAATCATGGTTGTAACAAATCAATATGTTATCACCAAATACCAGCTCGATGTCATCAAAAGCGAAATCTCCGTTTTTATCAACCAATATTTTAATAGGTCTCTGGTCATTGATTATCAATATAATGATCGAATCTGGTTCGGAAGTACCTGCAAGTCGGATGAGTTTCTGCTGTGTGTTAGTATAATTAGTCGGACTGGTAATGGCTGTTGGCTGTACCAATTGTTGAATAAGACGAAGTGCTTTATAAATAACTTCCTCATTTTGTTTGCGTAAGCCCGCTCCCAAAAATTTTATACGCTTTGCTAGCTTGTACTCTTTTCCTTGAATTTGATAAATCAATGACTTTTGATAAAGAAAATAATAACCTTCTTTTATTTGTTTGATACGAGTAGATGAAATCTTATTGGGCGTTGTATCAATACGTTCGGATAAATACGTTTTCAAATCAAAATCCGCATCTCCAGTGTCCTGAAAAATCTCCAATTCATTGATAGGAATTTTAGGTTTTGATGAAGGGATTTGTCGCCAAAACAAGGCTATAAAATGCTTCAATTGGTCAATACTTTTCTGCAAACCTATATCAAAATAATGCCCTTCAATAAAATCACTGAATAGCTGTCGAGCTATTTTTTGTGCCACCAAAAAAGGGTAAGAAGATTGCAGGATAGAAACATCTATTTGTTGGCTATCTTTCTGAAAGAATTGTTTGGTAATTTGACTATACTCCTCAAAATGTTGGATATAACGCTTCAATAGAATAAGGTCATTTTCTAAAGATTTGATTTGCACAGAAGACGGTTCCTCCAATTGGTACAAATAACCCAATTGCTGTTCGGCTTTGTGAAACAATCCCACTGCAATAATACCTTCTACATCAACAGTATCTCTAATGGTCAGCAGTTTTTGAAAAACTTCCGTTAGTTTACTCAAATGATATTTTTCAATAGAGGCTGTTTTCATATTCAGAAAGGCATTAAAAAATGGATTCTTTATTCATGGTGATACGGTTCTCCCTTCAAAATGGTGAAAGCCCTATACAACTGCTCTACGAAAATAAGTCTCACCATCTGATGAGAAAAGGTCATCGAAGAAAGCGACAATCGAGCATCGGCACGAGCATACACTTCTGGACTAAAACCATACGCTCCCCCAACTACAAAATACAATTGACGAATGTGTCGGTTGAACAAACTTTGAAGAAAATCAGCAAAAGCCATTGAAGTATATGATTTCCCCGATTCGTCCAACAATACCACAAAATCACCTGGCAAAAATTGCTGCAATATCAACTCCCCTTCTTTATTTTTCATCGCTGTAATTGCCAGATTTTTGCTTTTTTTGAGGGTAGGGATTACCTTAATTTCAAAAGAATGATAATGTTGCAATCTTTTTTGATAGTCTGCAATACCTTCTTGCAGGTATTTAATTTGGGTTTTTCCTATCAAAAGGAAACTAATTTTCATAAAAATGAATTGTTCAATATTAGAAAAGGTAAGTTTGACAAAACAAACTCAAAAGCTAAATTAATCCTTTCCTTTCAAAATTTTGATTTTTGAGAGTGAAATATAAATGGATTGTAGAAAGTAAATTTGCTTTTGAAATTTCCCTTGCCTATTTTTACCTTCAAAACCATCAATTAATGAGCGGCATTGCAATTATTGGTATCATCACATTGGGAATTTTTCTTTTAGTAATAGAAGTTTTTTTATTACCAGGAACAACCGTTGCAGGAGTTATAGGCACCATTATTATGATTGTTGGTGTGTCTCTATCTTATGCCAACTTGGGAATAGCGGCAGGTAATTTGAGCTTATTTATTTCTCTAATTATCAGTATTTTACTTTTTGTTATTGGATATAAAACATTAAATTCAAAAGGAGTTGCATTGGATAAGGAATTGACAGGAAAAATGAATACCTTAGATGATGATTTTGATTTGGTAATAAGTGACACAGGTATGGCGTATGGTGACGTTAAGCCTACGGGAAAAGCCATTTTCAAACATAAGATTTACAATGTCCGCACCAATGGAGAATTTATTCCCGACAATGCAAAAATTGAAATCATAGGTATTCACCGCAATCAAATCACTGTAAAACAAGTATAAACTACTAAAAATATGGGTATCGGAATTCAGCTTCTATTTTTCGGCATTATTTTGCTGATTGGCTTATTGGTTTTTTTCTACTATGTGCCGTTAGGCTTATGGCTTTCTGCGGTCGTTTCAGGCGTTCGTATTTCATTGATTCAGTTGGTATTGATGCGTGTTCGTAAAGTACCGCCAGCCATCATTGTAAATGCCCTAATCAATGCTACAAAAGCAGGTGTTCATCTGACTCGAAATGACCTTGAAGCACATTACCTCGCAGGGGGACGGGTCAATTCGGTGGTCAATGCCTTGATTTCGGCTGATAAAGCCAACATTGACCTTGACTTTAAATCTGCTACGGCGATTGATTTGGCGGGTCGTGATGTATTTGATGCTGTACAAGTATCTGTAAACCCAAGAGTAATCAACACTCCTTCCGTAGCAGCCGTAGCCAAAGACGGTATTCAGCTGATTGTGAAAGCAAGGGTGACAGTAAGGGCGAATATCAAACAATTAGTAGGAGGTGCTGGTGAAGATACCATTATTGCAAGGGTAGGTGAAGGAATTGTAACTTCAATTGGTTCTGCCGAAAGTCACAAAAAAGTGTTGGAAAATCCCGATTCTATCTCCAAATTGGTATTGGCAAAAGGTCTGGACTCAGGAACTGCTTTTGAAATCCTGTCTATTGACATTGCAGATGTGGACATCGGAAAAAACATTGGTGCAGAACTGCAAATAGATCAGGCGAATGCAGACAAAAACATTGCACAGGCTGAAGCTGAGAAAAGAAGGGCGATGGCAATTGCGTATGAGCAAGAAATGAAAGCGAAAGCGGAAGAAGCTCGTGCTTTGGTAATTCAGGCAGAGGCCGAAATTCCTATGGCCATTGCAGAGGCTTTTCGTAATGGACATCTTGGTATTATGGACTATTATCACTACCGCAATGTCAAAGCAGATACCGAAATGCGTGAGTCTATTGCTCACTCAACAGATGATCGACCGAAAGAGGATAAAATGAAAAACGGATAGGATAGTTAAAAAACACGTCTTATCTGCAAAAAACGATCTTTGTAAAAAGATTCTTCCTCAACAGGAATCGTATTGTAAACAACGCCATTTCTTTTTTTGGAAGAGGAAGCATGAATGAAAGTGAGTCCTTCGGAGTTATTAGAAATAACTATCCCTACATGACCTGGTTCTCGTTTTTTGACATTTGTACCTGTGAAAACAATCAAATCTCCTTCACGAGCTTGTTCATACGGAATTTCGATGCCCGCATTGATTTGTTCTCTAGAACTTCGAGGTATTTGAATGCCTTGTTGTTGGTAACAATAATAAGTAAAACCCGAACAATCAAAACCTTTAGGAGAATAACCTCCATAATGATAGGGCGTACCCAAATGTTTCTCTGCAAACTCTAATAAGTCGTTTACCTTTGCAGGAGGGGCATGCTCCAATGTTTCTTCTATATAACTGGGTTTGGATGTAGAATTGCTATTGGCAGCACCATATAAAATAAAGCACCAACTCACAAAAACTGTCCAAAAAAGCAATGAATTTAACTTCATAATAGGAACTTTAGTGAAAAAAAATGCGTTTTGAAATACAATATTTAGATAAAAAATGTATCTTTGCAACCGCTAAAATAAGAGTGGCGTTACTATAAAAGGTTTAAAACCTTTAAAAAGTTCACTTATGTGTTGGACCCGTAGCTTAACTGGATAAAGCACCTGACTACGGATCAGGAGACTAGGAGTTCGAACCTCTTCGGGTTCACATAACGATTTTCATAAACCCTGCAAATCAAGCATTTGCAGGGTTTTTCTTTTACCAACGTACAGATAACGTACAGTTTGCAAAAACCGATTTGGGGCTAAAACCTATAAATAATGTCAATCCCACGACAAAAAAGCCTACTCCACCACCTCAATTTCGTCCTCACTATCCACAATTATCTGAACATTCCCTTTGAAAATAGCCATCATTCCTGTTACTTTCACTTTATGCCCTACATAATTCTTGGGATGTTCCTTGAAGCTCGCTAAATGATTGGGAAAATATCACTCCGTCACCATAAACCCACACTTCGGATAAGTTGAGCATCCCAAAAAATACTTAGTCGGAGCAGCTTTTCGCAATCTCAATTTCATGGGCGCACCACATCGGTCACAACCCAATATTCGGATTGTCCACCATTTTTTTCATTGTATCGTAAAATGCTTGGTAAAAGGATTCGTCTTTAGAAGTCAACCTATATAACTCCAATTCCTGTCGCCGTTGTTGAGTCAATACATCCTTTAAAATCTTGTCAAATGCGATGTTTCTATTTTGGGCATCCTTGTTGTTTTGGTATTTTTCCTTGAAATCTGAATGCGCCATCACTTTCTTAAAAACTTGCACAAATTTGATGCGTTGGTCTTCGGGGGTAGTTTCCCAACTGTGAAACCATCTTTCGTTAAAGGCTTGAATGATTGCATCCAATACATCAACTTCCTCTTCGCCTCCGTGTGCGCTTCTTGGATTGGGGTTTTGTGGGTCTAATTTGGATTCTTCATCGTCCAGTTCAATGTTGTGACTTAATCGGGTACGCTCCAAACCGTAGGTGGATAAATCTACGGAGTTCAATAGGTCGTCTATCAATTCGTCCTCCTTCGTTCTGATAATTAGCTTAGGTATCAAAAACTTCAAGAACCAAAATAGCTTTTCCCAAGCCACTATTTCATAAGGCATGATGGCAGCCATTTGTCCGTAGATTTTGACAAACTGCTTGGCTTTGATTTTGAAGTCGGCTTTCGCCTCGTCCGACAATTCCAATTCGGCATTGAAGCGGTTGGCGGCTGTGTCAATGATGGAGCTCAGGAGTTGAGCATCTACCCCCTTGAAGTATTTTTCGATAAAGTTTTCTACTTCTGCCCATTCATATACGCCCACATCGTCCAAAGTGCCTTTCAGTTCGTGCAGTACATTCACATCCGTTGCACGACTCAATGAAGTTGCAGTATAGAAGGGGTCGAAAGAGGTTTTGATGTCCTCTACCGTATTGAAGAAGTCCAAAATGAACAGGTCTTCCGTTTTTTTGCCGAGCTTGTTGGCAGAACGATTGAGGCGAGAAAGGGCTTGAACGGCTAAAACGCCTTGCAGTTTTTTGTCCACATACATGGTGCATAGCTTGGGTTGGTCGAAGCCTGTCAGGTATTTGTTGGCGACCACCAATAGGCGGTAGTCGTCTGAATCGAATTTTTCTTTGGTGTCTTTTTCTGCAAAACCGTTGATGCTCCCTTCGGTGTACTTGATGCCGTCCACCGTTTTTTCGCCCGAAAATGCAATGGCGATTTTGAAAGGATTGCCTCTTTCGGTCAATATTTTGTTGAGGGCTAAGTAGTAGCGGATGGCAGATTCGATGTTTTGGGTCAAAACCATTCCCTTGGCTTTGCCTTTCAGTTTTTTGGTGCGAAACACTTTGCCGATGAAATGCTCGGAAATGATTTCGGCTTTGGTTGCAATTGTGCTTTTGTGCTGTTCTACATAGGCACGGAGTTTCTTTTGGGCTTTTCGGGTGTCGAAAAGGGGATTTTCTTCAATGGATTTTTCGATTTCGTAGTAGCTTTTGTAGGTTGTGTAATTTGCCAACACATCCAAAATAAAGCCTTCTTCAATGGCTTGTTTCATCGAATAGAGGTGGAAAGGCTCGAAAGTGCCATCGGTTTGTTTTGTGCCGAACTTCTCCAAAGTGGCGTTTTTGGGCGTGGCGGTGAAAGCCAAATAGGAAGCATTGCCTTTCATTTTTCGGGCTTTCATTGCCTTCAATATGATGTCTTGCCCATCTTCTACTTCCTCTTGTGCCATTCCCATCGCCTTGTTCATGTTGCCTGCTGCCGAACCGCTTTGCGAACTGTGGGCTTCGTCAATGACGACTGCAAAACGTTTGTCGCTCAAATCGGCAATGCCATCTATGATGAAGGGGAATTTTTGGATGGTGGTGATGATGATTTTTTTGCCTTGCTCCAAGCTGCTTTGCAGGTCTCTGGAGGAATAGGCAGGGGCTACAATGTTTTTGACCTGCGAAAACTCCTTGATGTTTTCCCGCAATTGTTTGTCCAACAATCGCCTGTCTGTCACCACAATCACCGAATCAAACAAAGGGCGGTCTATGCTTTTTGCGCCTCGAATGTTTGGCGTTTCGGGATAGGTTTCTATGAGTTGGTAGGCTGCCCAAGTGATAGAATTGGACTTGCCAGACCCTGCGGAGTGCTGTATCAAATAGGTTTGTCCAAGCCCATTTGTGGCAGCGTGTTTCAAGATTTTGCGGACGACATCTAATTGATGGTAGCGTGGAAAAAATAGGGTGCGCTTGCTCAATGCGTCTGTGGGTTTGCCATCGAAGCGCATGAAATGTTGGAGGATGTTTGCCAAACTTTCACGGGTCAATACCTCGTTCCACACATAGTCGGTTTTGTGTCCGAAGGGGTTCGGGGGATTGCCTTTGCCGTGATGGTGTCCTTTGTTGAAGGGCAGAAAAAAGGTTTTGTCGCCTGCCAATTTGGTGGTCATATAGACTTCATCGGGGTCTAAGGCAAAATGCACCAATGCTCGACCAAATTGAAGCAAGGGCTGTCGGGGGTCTCTGTCGTATTTGTATTGTTTGATGCCGTGTACTTTGGCGGTTTGTCCTGTCCAGGGGTTTTTGAGTTCGAGGGTGATAATGGCTAAACCGTTCACAAACAACACCATGTCTATTTTTTCTCTTGGATTGTCCACATTGTATTGGACTTGTCGGGTGACGCTGAATTCGTTTTTTTCAAAATTGTCTTTCACCGCTTGACTGCTGCTCGCCATCGGCAATTGGTACAAAAGCGTGAAATGTGCGTCTTCTACTTCCAATCCTTTGCGGAGCAATCGCAGCAAACCGTATTTTTTGACCATGCGGTCGTATCGCTGCAATATCTTCAATTTCCAATCGGCAGAGCGTTGGAGTTTTTCTAATTCTTCGGCTTGGGTCGTTTCCAAAAAATGCCAAAAACGGGTTTCGTCTATCGCATATTTGGCATTAAAATCTTGGCTTGCTCCCATATAATAGCCATTGCCTGAACGGTAAAAGGCAGGGGCTTCTGCAAGGGTTTGATTGGCAGCTTTCAATGCTTCAATGCTTGTGCCTGTCAAGGCTTTTTCTATGGCTGCTTCTAAGGCTTGTTCGTTGGTTTTGCTTTGCATAATTGTTGGTCATTTGGACTGATGTAGAGACGTTTTACCAAAACGTCTATGTTTTAATCAGTCTATGTTTGGAGTTTGGAGACGTTTTAGTAAAACGTCTCTACCCTTATTTTCCCTGTCACCGCACTGTCTATCAAAGTGGCTTTGTATTCCTTCAATTTTTTGATTTGTTTTTGCTGCAAGCTTTCATATTTATATTTTTGTTTTCAGATATAGTTTGAAATCGTTACCTATAACTTCTTATTTTTGAACTTGAAGAGCAATAGAAGTTAATATTTGTACAAAAATTCATTTTCAAAGTTATTTGTTTGCAAAACTAATAAATTGTGGATTTATTGTAGCTTTTTCTTTTAATCCGTTTTTTTTACGAATCCGACTTTGCCAAAAGTGAACCAGTCTTCACCCAATAAAACATCGTTTTCAAATATTTGAATTTCGGGTGATTCTAAATATTTATTCCAACTTTAAATAGCTATTTTTCATCAAAGTTATAATCATCACCTTGAATATTAGATGGGCTTATAGTTATAGCTCCTTCTCCTTTAGCTACCAAATCAGATGTAGTATATCCTCGAAATCCAATTCTTCCAAAAACCTTACATATTTGTTTCAACTTTGTAACCTCCCACCCCTCAGGAATCTCCCCAATCCATTCCACACCCGAATCTTTCATTTTGGCAGTGGGGTCTAAGCCTTTGGTGACGGCATTTTGGATGATGATTTGTTGGCGTTCTTGGAGTAGGGCAATCATCTTTTCTTTTTGGGCAATTGCGGTGTCTATTTTGGAGGTTTTGGTGTCGAGGAAATGGGCGATGGCGGTTTGTTCGGAGATTGGGGGAAAAATTGAAGAAATAGCATAAAACTTATTGGTGTATAATCTAAAAAAACCTTCTCCAACTCCGCTTGAATTCCTAGTAAACTCGGCAATGTATGAGGATGTCTTAAATAAATACATGAAATATTTTGAAGAAATGGCATTAATTGCTTGGAATACAGAGTAATCTGGGCTAACCAAACCAGCATATTTTGAAATATCAAGCATACCATTCCATGCTTGTAACTTATTCATAATTAAATCTCCTTTGTGACATATTTTGTAGCCAATCAAACTATTAGCAGGTTCCACTTTATTTGTTAGTTCTTTTCTGGGAATAACTCCATAAAATTTACTCATGGAAAGTAACTCGCCTTTACCATCTTCTGAGCGAATTATCTTCTCTCTAAATAAATTTTTGATTCTAATAATATCCCACCCTTCAGGAATCTCTCCCAACCATTCCACCCCCGAATCTTTATACACCTCATACTTTTGAAAAGTCTGTTTTTTTGTTGCCGTTTCCATTATACCAAATTTAAAATGTCCATAATCAATCCTTCACTCTCTTGCTCCAATTCCAAAATTTCACGGCTCACCACCTCTAAGGAGCGCAGGGGCTGATGTTGGTAGAAATATTTGTTGAAGCTGATTTCGTAGCCGATTT
The Chitinophagales bacterium genome window above contains:
- the rlmH gene encoding 23S rRNA (pseudouridine(1915)-N(3))-methyltransferase RlmH, which translates into the protein MKISFLLIGKTQIKYLQEGIADYQKRLQHYHSFEIKVIPTLKKSKNLAITAMKNKEGELILQQFLPGDFVVLLDESGKSYTSMAFADFLQSLFNRHIRQLYFVVGGAYGFSPEVYARADARLSLSSMTFSHQMVRLIFVEQLYRAFTILKGEPYHHE
- the floA gene encoding flotillin-like protein FloA (flotillin-like protein involved in membrane lipid rafts), translated to MGIGIQLLFFGIILLIGLLVFFYYVPLGLWLSAVVSGVRISLIQLVLMRVRKVPPAIIVNALINATKAGVHLTRNDLEAHYLAGGRVNSVVNALISADKANIDLDFKSATAIDLAGRDVFDAVQVSVNPRVINTPSVAAVAKDGIQLIVKARVTVRANIKQLVGGAGEDTIIARVGEGIVTSIGSAESHKKVLENPDSISKLVLAKGLDSGTAFEILSIDIADVDIGKNIGAELQIDQANADKNIAQAEAEKRRAMAIAYEQEMKAKAEEARALVIQAEAEIPMAIAEAFRNGHLGIMDYYHYRNVKADTEMRESIAHSTDDRPKEDKMKNG
- a CDS encoding NlpC/P60 family protein translates to MKLNSLLFWTVFVSWCFILYGAANSNSTSKPSYIEETLEHAPPAKVNDLLEFAEKHLGTPYHYGGYSPKGFDCSGFTYYCYQQQGIQIPRSSREQINAGIEIPYEQAREGDLIVFTGTNVKKREPGHVGIVISNNSEGLTFIHASSSKKRNGVVYNTIPVEEESFYKDRFLQIRRVF
- a CDS encoding DEAD/DEAH box helicase family protein, which encodes MQSKTNEQALEAAIEKALTGTSIEALKAANQTLAEAPAFYRSGNGYYMGASQDFNAKYAIDETRFWHFLETTQAEELEKLQRSADWKLKILQRYDRMVKKYGLLRLLRKGLEVEDAHFTLLYQLPMASSSQAVKDNFEKNEFSVTRQVQYNVDNPREKIDMVLFVNGLAIITLELKNPWTGQTAKVHGIKQYKYDRDPRQPLLQFGRALVHFALDPDEVYMTTKLAGDKTFFLPFNKGHHHGKGNPPNPFGHKTDYVWNEVLTRESLANILQHFMRFDGKPTDALSKRTLFFPRYHQLDVVRKILKHAATNGLGQTYLIQHSAGSGKSNSITWAAYQLIETYPETPNIRGAKSIDRPLFDSVIVVTDRRLLDKQLRENIKEFSQVKNIVAPAYSSRDLQSSLEQGKKIIITTIQKFPFIIDGIADLSDKRFAVVIDEAHSSQSGSAAGNMNKAMGMAQEEVEDGQDIILKAMKARKMKGNASYLAFTATPKNATLEKFGTKQTDGTFEPFHLYSMKQAIEEGFILDVLANYTTYKSYYEIEKSIEENPLFDTRKAQKKLRAYVEQHKSTIATKAEIISEHFIGKVFRTKKLKGKAKGMVLTQNIESAIRYYLALNKILTERGNPFKIAIAFSGEKTVDGIKYTEGSINGFAEKDTKEKFDSDDYRLLVVANKYLTGFDQPKLCTMYVDKKLQGVLAVQALSRLNRSANKLGKKTEDLFILDFFNTVEDIKTSFDPFYTATSLSRATDVNVLHELKGTLDDVGVYEWAEVENFIEKYFKGVDAQLLSSIIDTAANRFNAELELSDEAKADFKIKAKQFVKIYGQMAAIMPYEIVAWEKLFWFLKFLIPKLIIRTKEDELIDDLLNSVDLSTYGLERTRLSHNIELDDEESKLDPQNPNPRSAHGGEEEVDVLDAIIQAFNERWFHSWETTPEDQRIKFVQVFKKVMAHSDFKEKYQNNKDAQNRNIAFDKILKDVLTQQRRQELELYRLTSKDESFYQAFYDTMKKMVDNPNIGL
- a CDS encoding restriction endonuclease subunit S, giving the protein METATKKQTFQKYEVYKDSGVEWLGEIPEGWDIIRIKNLFREKIIRSEDGKGELLSMSKFYGVIPRKELTNKVEPANSLIGYKICHKGDLIMNKLQAWNGMLDISKYAGLVSPDYSVFQAINAISSKYFMYLFKTSSYIAEFTRNSSGVGEGFFRLYTNKFYAISSIFPPISEQTAIAHFLDTKTSKIDTAIAQKEKMIALLQERQQIIIQNAVTKGLDPTAKMKDSGVEWIGEIPEGWEVTKLKQICKVFGRIGFRGYTTSDLVAKGEGAITISPSNIQGDDYNFDEK